In Daucus carota subsp. sativus chromosome 4, DH1 v3.0, whole genome shotgun sequence, one DNA window encodes the following:
- the LOC108216013 gene encoding uncharacterized protein LOC108216013 produces the protein MESEKGTTSMEIEKGQSGANRVSSALKPNFEPLKAHEISNGQVQFRKVSVPPHRYTPLKKAWMEIYSPVYEQMKVDIRMNLKGRKVELKTRSDTPDISNLQKSADFVHAFMLGFDVIDAVALLRLDELYVESFEIKDVKTLRGEHLSRAIGRLSGKGGKTKFAIENSTKTRIVIADTKIHILGSFANIKIARDSLCSLILGSPAGKVYSKLRAVTSRLAERF, from the coding sequence ATGGAATCCGAAAAAGGTACAACCTCTATGGAAATTGAAAAAGGCCAATCCGGTGCCAATCGTGTATCATCGGCATTGAAGCCCAATTTTGAGCCTTTGAAAGCACATGAGATATCTAATGGCCAAGTGCAGTTTCGCAAGGTTTCTGTTCCGCCACATCGGTACACACCTCTCAAGAAAGCTTGGATGGAAATCTACAGTCCTGTATATGAGCAGATGAAGGTCGATATCCGTATGAATCTCAAGGGGAGGAAAGTTGAATTAAAGACTCGATCAGACACTCCTGATATCAGTAACCTCCAGAAGTCAGCTGACTTTGTCCATGCCTTCATGCTTGGCTTTGACGTGATAGATGCTGTTGCCCTTTTGCGGCTGGATGAGCTTTATGTtgaatcttttgaaatcaagGATGTCAAAACTCTACGAGGTGAACACCTCTCCCGTGCAATTGGGAGGTTGTCTGGAAAAGGGGGTAAAACTAAGTTTGCAATTGAAAACTCTACAAAGACTCGTATTGTGATTGCCGACACAAAAATTCACATTTTAGGATCTTTTGCTAACATTAAAATTGCAAGAGACTCCCTCTGCAGTCTTATCTTAGGTTCCCCTGCTGGGAAGGTTTATTCAAAACTAAGAGCTGTTACCTCCAGATTGGCGGAAAGGTTCTAA
- the LOC108217719 gene encoding uncharacterized protein LOC108217719: MRIRKRLLLSSTLSPTTSDPQPKHLVQPTTSHELHPIRPITESQPSDPSNQPPHHPPNILGNTSHKFETKQKAKLEDASKDEQQENGAGTRKQKINSAAAPVKETVSLTPLSSRPVNKRKGLDVEKSSQETPMLEKAKRMRSKTNKNCGATSVQQNDREQDKGNDDTNCTKHNMNVVKNTSKRGGVIMEGSRCSRVNGRGWRCCQQTLVGYSLCEHHLGKGRLRSMANVKGRAKMPTAASAAAPHKDTIDNTTNHNHPAKKVAVSSSGVQPDRDYNKETVMLDGSYDNDEDKEEDADDEDYNDEARKKPLVVKKKRMKLGVVKARSLSSLLNQTNNAVVVAADDN; this comes from the exons ATGAGGATCAGGAAGCGTCTACTTCTGTCGTCTACGTTGTCTCCGACAACCTCAGATCCCCAACCGAAGCACTTGGTGCAACCAACGACTTCACACGAGTTGCACCCAATTAGACCCATCACTGAGTCTCAGCCGTCCGATCCATCTAATCAGCCGCCTCACCACCCACCCAACATCCTCGGAAATACTAGCCACAAATTCGAGACCAAACAAAAG GCTAAGCTGGAGGACGCATCTAAAGATGAGCAACAAGAAAATGGCGCTGGTACCAG GAAACAAAAAATCAATTCAGCTGCTGCGCCTGTGAAAGAAACTGTTTCTTTGACACCGTTAAGTTCTCGCCCAG TGAACAAGAGAAAGGGGCTCGATGTGGAAAAATCAAGCCAAGAAACACCGATGTTGGAGAAGGCGAAGAGGATGAGGTCCAAGACTAATAAGAATTGCGGTGCTACTAGCGTGCAACAAAATGATAGGGAGCAAGATAAAGGCAATGATGATACCAACTGTACCAAGCATAACATGAATGTTGTTAAGAATACCAGCAAGAGAGGGGGTGTAATCATGGAGGGGTCACGTTGCAGCCGTGTCAATGGAAGAGGATGGAGGTGTTGCCAGCAAACACTAGTGGGCTATTCCTTGTGTGAGCATCATTTAGGCAAGGGCAGGCTTCGAAGCATGGCCAACGTCAAAGGCCGTGCCAAGATGCCTACTGCGGCTTCTGCTGCTGCACCTCACAAGGATACTATTGATAATACTACCAATCATAATCATCCAGCCAAGAAAGTAGCGGTCTCTTCATCCGGGGTGCAACCAGACCGAGATTATAACAAGGAAACTGTAATGTTGGATGGTAGTTATGATAACGACGAGGACAAGGAGGAAGATGCAGACGATGAGGATTATAATGATGAAGCGAGGAAGAAGCCACTAGTAGTGAAAAAGAAGAGGATGAAGCTTGGTGTGGTGAAAGCCAGGAGTTTGAGCAGCTTACTCAACCAAACGAACAATGCAGTTGTAGTAGCAGCGGATGATAATTAA
- the LOC108215905 gene encoding metal tolerance protein C2 — MEKLNDQDTKFPFSRTGSFNYSQLETTESPRSWNGEFGLGGVTDRRFAFSRQASFLHSPSFDSPRTPVSIIPNDSVRKPFISRTVSSIDIPAVDYLQDGIDSIWTEDKLISVNSVDKVSILGFLLSILRAGRSGNRPMKRLFVLISLNVAYSTAELCIGLVTGRFGLVSDAFHLTFGCGLLTFSLFAMDASRKKPDHVYTYGYKRLEVLSAFTNALFLLFMSFSLAVEALHAFIQDESEHKHYLIISAVTNLLVNLIGVWFFRNYARVNLAYRNAEDMNHHSVCLHVLADSIRSAGVILASFLLTLGVENAEVLCLGLVAVMVFMLVMPLFRVSGGVLLQMAPPSIPASALGKCLRQVNSREDVVEVSQARFWELVPGHVVGSLSVQVKKGTDERAILEYVHHLYHDLGVQDLTVQTDFA, encoded by the exons ATGGAGAAATTAAATGATCAAGACACAAAATTTCCGTTCTCTAGAACCGGTTCGTTCAATTACAGCCAATTAGAAACCACCGAGTCACCTCGTTCATGGAACGGCGAGTTCGGACTCGGCGGCGTCACCGATCGCCGATTCGCTTTCTCTCGCCAAGCTTCTTTTCTCCACTCTCCATCATTCGATTCGCCTCGCACACCTGTATCTATTATCCCCAACGATTCCGTTAGAAAGCCTTTCATTTCTCGAACCGTTTCGAGTATCGATATACCTGCTGTTGATTACTTGCAAGATGGAATTGATAGTATTTGGACTGAGGATAAGTTGATTTCTGTGAATTCGGTGGATAAAGTGTCGATTTTAGGTTTTTTGTTGTCGATTTTACGGGCTGGGAGGTCGGGTAATCGGCCTATGAAGAGGCTGTTTGTGTTGATTTCGCTGAATGTGGCGTATTCGACTGCTGAGTTGTGCATCGGCCTTGTTACtggtcgttttg GTTTAGTTTCGGATGCATTTCATTTGACGTTTGGTTGTGGATTATTAACTTTCTCTTTGTTTGCAATGGATGCTTCTCGGAAGAAGCCTGATCATGTCTACACTTACGG GTACAAACGGCTAGAAGTATTGTCGGCTTTTACTAATGCT CTGTTTCTTCTATTTATGTCATTCTCCTTGGCTGTTGAAGCACTTCATGCCTTCATACAAGATGAGTCAGAGCACAA GCACTACCTGATTATATCAGCGGTTACAAATCTGTTGGTCAATCTTATTGGGGTTTGGTTCTTTCGAAATTATGCTCGTGTAAATCTTG CCTACAGAAATGCAGAAGATATGAATCATCATTCAGTTTGCCTGCATGTTCTTGCCGATTCCATTAGAAG TGCAGGTGTCATCTTAGCTTCCTTCTTGTTGACCCTTGG GGTTGAAAATGCTGAAGTGTTGTGTTTGGGACTAGTTGCAGTTATGGTATTTATGCTAGTTATGCCACTTTTCAGAGTTAGTGGTGGTGTCTTGCTTCAAATGGCACCTCCCAGCATACCAGCGTCAGCCTTAGGTAAATGCCTGAGACAG GTCAATTCTCGTGAAGATGTTGTGGAAGTTTCTCAGGCTCGCTTCTGGGAGTTGGTGCCAGGCCATGTTGTTGGTTCGCTCTCAGTCCAG GTGAAGAAAGGTACAGATGAACGGGCAATTCTGGAATATGTGCATCACTTGTACCACGATTTAGGTGTTCAGGACCTGACAGTTCAAACTGATTTTGCCTGA
- the LOC108217442 gene encoding uncharacterized protein LOC108217442 — protein MEFHYFDLNIPPTEVENHEGSHTNEEAEEVDVEENARDFDLNEPPPPDGEDMSFTLSRENTAVSTCKNLSNDQRKDIYIALLRRSVNGKLKRDTTKSVAALFSVSMSTVQRIWKRSKENSGGDVSHRRTNNCGRKRIQIDLDAFRSIPLQQRTTVRSTANALKISSSTLHRALETGKIRRHSNAIKPLLKDENKKARLQFCLSMIDINSLPHQPQFIDMDNIIHIDEKWFNMTKKSETYYLVADEEEPHRVCKSKNFVEKVMFLAAVARPRFDSEGNVKFSGKIGIYPFVTKEPAKRNSINRAAGTIETKAMTSVGRSTIRSFLIEKVLPSVRSKWPSDDANKLIVIQQDNARTHVDPSDPEFCEAARQGGFDIRLMCQPANSPDLNVF, from the exons ATGGAGTTCCATTATTTTGACTTGAATATTCCTCCAACTGAAGTAGAAAATCATGAAGGAAGCCACACAAATGAAGAAGCAGAAGAAGTTGACGTCGAAGAGAACGCAAGAGACTTTGATCTCAATGAACCACCACCTCCTGATG GTGAAGATATGAGTTTCACTCTTTCAAGAGAAAACACTGCCGTTTCAACATGTAAAAATCTATCAAATGATCAAAGGAAGGACATATATATAGCCTTGCTGCGAAGAAGCGTGAACGGTAAACTTAAAAGAGATACAACAAAGTCTGTTGCAGCATTATTTTCTGTCTCCATGAGTACCGTTCAACGCATCTGGAAAAGATCCAAAGAAAATTCAGGTGGTGATGTATCTCATCGAAGAACAAACAACTGTGGTCGGAAAAGAATCCAGATTGATCTTGATGCATTCCGTAGCATTCCTTTGCAGCAACGGACCACTGTTCGATCTACAGCTAATGCCCTCAAAATTAGTTCATCAACACTACATCGAGCTTTAGAGACTGGGAAAATCCGTCGTCACTCCAATGCCATCAAACCTTTATTGAAGGACGAGAACAAAAAAGCCAGGCTACAATTTTGCTTATCAATGATCGATATAAACAGCTTGCCTCATCAACCACAATTCATCGACATGGACAATATCATCCATATTGACGAGAAATGGTTTAATATGACAAAAAAGTCTGAAACATATTATCTTGTTGCTGATGAAGAGGAACCACATCGTGTGTGTAAAAGTAAAAATTTTGTTGAGAAAGTGATGTTCCTTGCTGCGGTTGCTCGCCCAAGATTCGATTCAGAAGGCAATGTAAAGTTCTCTGGAAAAATCGGAATCTATCCATTTGTCACAAAAGAGCCTGCTAAAAGAAACAGTATCAACAGAGCTGCAGGGACCATAGAAACAAAAGCGATGACATCTGTGGGGAGAAGTACAATAAGGTCGTTCTTAATTGAAAAAGTCCTTCCATCGGTTCGATCAAAATGGCCAAGTGATGATGCTAATAAGTTAATCGTGATACAACAGGACAACGCAAGAACACATGTTGATCCTAGTGATCCAGAATTTTGTGAAGCTGCAAGACAAGGTGGTTTTGACATTCGCTTGATGTGCCAACCCGCTAATTCTCCGGATTTAAACGTATTTTAG
- the LOC108217813 gene encoding probable L-type lectin-domain containing receptor kinase S.5 — protein MSTIMKKFRKLSNMLLLATVILLASFSSQASSLSFDYPKFTEDLYNQFKHDGPNGSVFYQDAIQVTPDTNGGEMRNKSGRIWYGKPLKLWSQKKNVTASFNTSFVLNITPQPPKSGNPIPNNLTWGHGIAFVLSGQADPIPENSYGSWLGIVNETTTGKTRIVAVEFDTNGNYSEDGDRNHVGVDVYSSRSIVQEPLAPNGVNLSSGKDVAVNLRYDGIAKKLDVYVFMSSDAGGNQSKKPIISMNISLSDLLPRRVFVGFSASTGEYAELNCVRSWSFSSTKIDDDGNLLWLLGIVIPLVLLVVVVVSVVWYKWRKRRRANDVENSMVEQQIQSSASAPQKFQLKDLKRATGNFDSKNELGRGAFGIVYRGVVMNKEVAVKRLKNSGNGKQEFIAEVKSIGNLHHKNLVKLVGWCHEGNELVVVYEYMPNGSLDKMIFREADTRVPRLTWERRHAIISGVAQALDYLHNGCANRVLHRDIKASNIMLDSEFNPRVGDFGLARIVMSDGKTHHSTEIAGTPGYMAPESFLIGKATVEMDVYAFGVLTLEIACERKPGVQIEENNYGNRIVESVWLLHTRDRLIDAIDAEANLSYDQELQVECVLKLGLACCHPNPHERPSMRTVLQVLKGEADPPPIPKERPFFIWPAMPPVGVNEIMEESLATGQLSPISFLTSGR, from the coding sequence atgagcaCCATAATGAAGAAGTTTCGCAAGCTCAGCAACATGTTGCTGTTGGCAACAGTGATTCTCTTGGCAAGCTTTTCATCTCAAGCTTCAAGCTTGTCTTTCGATTACCCAAAGTTCACAGAAGATCTTTATAATCAATTCAAACACGACGGACCCaacggttcggttttttatcAAGACGCCATTCAGGTTACACCAGATACTAATGGAGGTGAAATGAGAAACAAGTCTGGGAGAATATGGTACGGCAAGCCGTTGAAGCTCTGGAGCCAGAAGAAAAATGTTACGGCGTCGTTTAATACTAGTTTTGTACTTAATATAACTCCTCAGCCTCCTAAATCTGGCAATCCAATCCCGAATAATTTAACATGGGGGCATGGAATCGCCTTTGTTTTATCCGGGCAAGCGGATCCCATCCCAGAGAATAGTTATGGAAGTTGGCTTGGAATTGTTAATGAAACGACAACTGGGAAGACGAGAATAGTTGCGGTTGAGTTTGACACCAATGGGAACTACTCCGAGGATGGGGATAGAAATCATGTAGGTGTTGATGTGTACTCTAGTCGTTCCATTGTACAAGAACCATTGGCCCCCAATGGTGTTAACCTTTCGAGTGGGAAGGACGTTGCGGTTAATCTTCGGTATGATGGGATAGCGAAGAAATTGGATGTGTATGTATTCATGAGTAGTGATGCAGGTGGAAATCAGAGCAAAAAGCCGATAATTTCGATGAATATTAGCCTCTCTGATCTTCTTCCTAGACGAGTTTTCGTGGGGTTTTCAGCATCCACGGGTGAATATGCAGAGCTTAACTGCGTAAGATCGTGGAGTTTTAGTAGCACGAAGATAGATGATGATGGTAATTTATTATGGTTGCTAGGGATAGTAATTCCTTTAGTACTGCTGGTGGTTGTGGTTGTGAGCGTTGTGTGGTACAAGTGGAGGAAAAGGAGAAGAGCGAATGATGTTGAGAATTCTATGGTGGAGCAGCAGATTCAGAGTTCAGCAAGTGCGCCGCAGAAGTTCCAGCTTAAGGATCTGAAACGTGCTACTGGAAACTTTGATTCCAAGAATGAGCTCGGAAGGGGGGCCTTTGGAATAGTCTACAGAGGAGTGGTAATGAATAAAGAGGTGGCTGTGAAGAGATTGAAAAACTCTGGCAATGGGAAGCAAGAATTTATAGCTGAGGTCAAAAGTATTGGCAATCTCCATCACAAGAATCTGGTGAAGTTAGTCGGATGGTGTCACGAAGGCAATGAGCTTGTTGTGGTGTATGAATATATGCCTAATGGAAGCTTGGATAAGATGATCTTCCGTGAAGCGGATACTAGAGTCCCGAGGCTCACTTGGGAAAGAAGGCATGCGATCATTTCTGGGGTGGCTCAGGCTTTGGATTACCTTCACAATGGGTGTGCAAATCGGGTGCTTCACAGGGACATTAAGGCCAGCAATATAATGTTGGACTCTGAATTCAATCCCCGGGTAGGAGACTTTGGGCTAGCTCGAATTGTAATGAGTGATGGAAAAACTCACCACTCGACAGAGATTGCTGGGACGCCTGGTTATATGGCTCCGGAGAGTTTCCTGATAGGCAAGGCAACTGTTGAAATGGATGTATATGCTTTCGGCGTTCTAACACTGGAGATTGCATGCGAAAGGAAGCCGGGAGTCCAGATAGAAGAAAACAATTACGGCAACAGGATTGTGGAGTCAGTATGGTTACTTCACACGAGGGATCGTCTAATAGATGCTATTGATGCTGAAGCAAATTTATCATATGACCAAGAGCTGCAGGTCGAGTGCGTGCTCAAACTGGGACTGGCATGTTGTCATCCGAATCCACACGAAAGACCCTCCATGAGAACTGTTTTGCAGGTTCTTAAAGGCGAGGCAGATCCTCCACCTATCCCCAAAGAAAGGCCATTCTTCATTTGGCCAGCAATGCCTCCCGTCGGTGTAAATGAAATCATGGAGGAGTCTCTAGCAACTGGCCAACTCTCTCCCATATCATTCCTCACCAGTGGAAGATGA
- the LOC108218833 gene encoding bZIP transcription factor 17, giving the protein MADQIAADPISDYDGLVVPPLGDSFFSDDINNSLLFLNESDDVLNFDFTFDDIVNLSNDTSNFRDSSLPDSIPVNVSSDPDDSGSNTESPELTHLSDDPNFNVAGYFNADGDKSGDNSSASVPKCSDCLSVEVVRVCDDASQVNVSSSDSRDSSNECENKDVNGGGDSKVEALKMEFSGPTSSQGSDNCERSVGSSMKLDKNLVSDVVDWKVKLEEPGKNGQLLKRKKEDQDVNSDSTRTIKYRRSANAGAAAVTTDESNVISETNDDDEKRKTRLMRNRESAQLSRQRKKHYVEELEDKVRAMHSTIQDLNAKISYIVAENATLRQQQMNGGGGVGVGPPPMQGMYPHPPMAPMGYPWMPCPPYMMKPQGSQVPLVPIPRLKPQQSAVKPVKKEGSKKNVGKSKTKKVASVSFLGILFFMLLFGGLVPMVSVKYGGIRDAISGGSGYIRNIIYDQRHERILMVNGTNHEYGAKGSDNKYDAWKDHVGGTESNIKQSGSDEFASSGNASDPLVASLYVPRNDKLVKIDGNLIIHSVLASEKAKASHDDVKAKSDRETSLALALHLTPPVSVQGAGKDDERQSHIYRSTIEQQRALASGSGGKDNLKSTPANGKLQQWFREGLAGPMLSSGMCTEVFQFDVSPSPGAIVPATPGSRNISEEERKNSTHLIKGRNRRILHGLSVPLTGSANNISKENNRSKTQKEKFHSNSSVSPMIVSVLVDPREVGDADVDGTIGTKSISRIFVVVLLDSVKYVTYSCMLPFKGSSHLVTA; this is encoded by the exons ATGGCGGACCAAATCGCCGCCGATCCGATCTCCGATTACGACGGCCTCGTCGTCCCGCCGCTCGGCGACTCTTTCTTCTCCGACGACATCAACAACTCCCTTCTCTTCCTCAACGAAAGCGACGACGTTTTAAACTTTGACTTCACATTCGATGATATTGTTAATCTCTCTAACGATACCTCTAATTTTCGTGATTCCAGCTTGCCTGATTCTATCCCGGTAAATGTTTCTTCCGATCCGGATGATTCCGGGTCGAATACTGAGTCGCCCGAGTTGACTCACCTCTCTGATGATCCTAATTTTAATGTGGCTGGGTATTTTAATGCTGATGGTGATAAATCTGGGGATAATTCGTCGGCGTCTGTTCCGAAATGTTCGGATTGTTTGTCGGTTGAGGTGGTTAGGGTTTGTGATGATGCGAGTCAGGTGAATGTTTCGTCTTCGGATTCTCGTGATTCGTCGAATGAGTGTGAGAATAAGGATGTGAATGGTGGTGGTGATTCGAAGGTTGAGGCTCTGAAGATGGAGTTTTCGGGACCGACGTCCTCTCAGGGTTCGGATAACTGTGAACGTTCGGTTGGCTCGTCGATGAAATTAGATAAGAATTTGGTGAGTGATGTGGTTGATTGGAAGGTTAAGTTGGAGGAGCCAGGGAAGAATGGCCAGTTGTTAAAGAGGAAGAAGGAGGATCAGGATGTTAATTCCGACTCGACTAGGACTATTAAGTATAGGAGATCAGCTAATGCTGGTGCTGCTGCTGTTACTACTGATGAATCGAATGTTATTAGTGAAACGAATGATGACGACGAAAAGAGGAAGACGAGGCTGATGAGGAACCGGGAAAGTGCTCAGCTTTCAAGACAGAGAAAAAAGCATTATGTCGAGGAGTTAGAGGATAAGGTAAGGGCAATGCATTCTACGATACAGGATTTGAATGCTAAGATTTCGTATATTGTTGCAGAAAATGCTACTTTGAGGCAGCAGCAAATGAATGGTGGTGGCGGTGTGGGTGTAGGTCCTCCTCCGATGCAGGGGATGTATCCGCATCCACCAATGGCTCCCATGGGTTATCCGTGGATGCCGTGCCCTCCTTACATGATGAAGCCGCAGGGATCACAAGTGCCTTTAGTTCCTATTCCGAGGTTGAAACCTCAACAATCGGCAGTCAAGCCTGTTAAGAAAGAGGGTAGTAAGAAAAATGTAGGTAAAAGTAAGACTAAGAAGGTTGCAAGTGTTAGCTTTCTTGgtatattgttttttatgtTGTTGTTTGGAGGATTAGTTCCTATGGTAAGTGTAAAATATGGAGGGATTCGAGATGCAATTTCTGGTGGTTCTGGATATATTAGGAACATAATTTATGATCAGCGTCATGAGAGGATCTTGATGGTCAATGGAACTAATCATGAATATGGAGCTAAAGGTTCAGATAATAAATATGATGCTTGGAAGGATCATGTTGGAGGAACAGAGTCAAATATAAAGCAGTCCGGTTCTGATGAGTTTGCTAGTTCAGGAAATGCTAGTGACCCTCTTGTTGCCTCTTTGTATGTTCCAAGAAATGACAAGCTTGTGAAGATTGATGGAAATTTGATAATTCATTCTGTTCTAGCTAGTGAAAAAGCCAAGGCATCTCATGATGATGTAAAGGCAAAGAGTGACAGGGAGACCAGCTTGGCATTGGCACTGCATTTGACCCCTCCTGTATCTGTTCAAGGAGCAGGGAAAGATGATGAAAGACAGTCTCATATATACCGCAGTACAATCGAACAACAAAGGGCTCTTGCCTCGGGTTCTGGCGGTAAGGATAATTTGAAGTCAACACCAGCCAATGGTAAATTACAACAATGGTTCCGCGAAGGTCTTGCAG GGCCAATGCTAAGTTCGGGCATGTGCACGGAAGTATTCCAGTTTGATGTATCGCCGTCCCCAGGAGCCATAGTACCAGCGACTCCAGGCAGTAGAAACATATCAGAGGAAGAAAGGAAAAACTCTACACACCTCATTAAAGGAAGGAACAGACGGATTCTTCATGGTCTTTCTGTTCCTCTTACCGGATCTGCCAATAACATCAGCAAAGAAAACAACAGGAGTAAAACACAGAAAGAAAAGTTCCACAGTAATAGTTCAGTTTCTCCTATGATTGTTTCCGTTCTTGTTGATCCAAGAGAGGTCGGTGATGCTGATGTTGATGGTACTATTGGGACAAAGTCCATCTCTAGGATATTTGTTGTTGTGCTGTTGGACAGTGTTAAGTATGTTACCTACTCGTGCATGCTCCCCTTCAAAGGGTCTAGTCATCTAGTGACAGCTTGA
- the LOC108217443 gene encoding protein VACUOLELESS GAMETOPHYTES has translation MEYKHFSHHHKLKVHQITEGQTIRCSGCERLCQSTHVVGCSQCNFFLHTLCYSAERYVKKHSSDPQHPLVLIPKPTYCSGSFICNKCGETGSSFSYCCTLCEIDLHLHCAFLPLKASHNLHQHELQLTKYSEGQGQDEFCKVCSKLLSAKYSFYSCHACQFDAHIYCVVNEVKPLEGDHDASSASGTSSNTLTAEEMAVELYNLQLQMEMTNAFAQMIASFKPII, from the coding sequence ATGGAGTACAAGCACTTTAGCCACCATCACAAATTGAAGGTCCACCAAATCACCGAAGGCCAAACCATCCGCTGTTCTGGCTGCGAAAGGCTTTGCCAGAGCACACATGTCGTTGGATGCAGCCAATGCAACTTCTTTCTCCATACTCTTTGCTATAGCGCTGAACGCTACGTCAAAAAACATTCATCAGATCCTCAACACCCTCTTGTTCTGATCCCCAAGCCAACTTACTGCAGTGGATCATTCATCTGCAACAAATGCGGAGAAACTGGCAGCTCGTTTTCTTACTGTTGTACGCTCTGTGAAATTGATCTTCATCTTCATTGCGCTTTCCTGCCTTTGAAGGCAAGTCACAATTTACATCAACACGAGCTGCAATTGACAAAATATTCAGAGGGTCAAGGCCAGGATGAGTTTTGTAAGGTCTGCAGCAAATTGTTGAGCGCGAAGtattctttttattcttgtcacGCTTGTCAATTTGATGCGCACATTTACTGTGTGGTCAATGAGGTGAAACCATTAGAAGGGGATCATGATGCTTCTTCAGCTTCAGGAACGTCGTCTAATACACTAACTGCAGAAGAGATGGCTGTGGAGTTGTATAATCTTCAACTGCAGATGGAAATGACCAATGCATTTGCTCAGATGATCGCCTCATTCAAACCTATTATCTGA